A single window of Candoia aspera isolate rCanAsp1 chromosome 3, rCanAsp1.hap2, whole genome shotgun sequence DNA harbors:
- the OSBPL1A gene encoding oxysterol-binding protein-related protein 1 isoform X4 → MSEEKAHKNQETLPNGIKKHRTSLPCPMFSRNDFSIWSILRKCIGMELSKITMPVIFNEPLSFLQRLTEYMEHTYLIHKASLLADPVERMKCVAAFAVSAVASQWERTGKPFNPLLGETYELVREDLGFRLISEQVSHHPPISAFYAEGLNNDFVFHGSIYPKLKFWGKSVEAEPKGIITLKLLEHNEAYTWTNPTCCVHNIIVGKLWIEQYGNMEITNHKSGEKCLLNFKPCGLFGKELHKVEGYIQDKSKKKLCALYGKWTECLYSVDLTTFEAYKKNDKKNTEEKKNNKQMGNSDEPDEMPLPDCESVCVIPGSVLLWRIAPRPSNSAQMYNFTTFAMTLNELDQEMERVIPKTDCRLRPDVRAMENGEIDVASEEKKRLEEKQRAARKNRSKSEEDWKTRWFHQGPNPHTGGHDWIYSGNYWDRNDFSLPDIY, encoded by the exons ATGTCTGAAGAAAAGGCACATAAAAATCAAGAGACTCTACCAAATGGCATCAAAAAACACAG AACAAGCCTGCCCTGTCCAATGTTTTCAAGAAATGATTTTAGTATTTGGAGCATCTTGAGAAAGTGCATTGGAATG GAGCTGTCCAAGATCACTATGCCAGTAATTTTTAATGAGCCTCTGAGTTTCCTACAGAGACTGACAGAATACATGGAGCATACATACTTAATTCATAAAGCCAGCTTGCTTGCTGACCCAGTTGAAAGAATGAAG TGTGTAGCTGCTTTTGCTGTCTCAGCCGTAGCCTCTCAGTGGGAACGTACAGGAAAGCCATTCAATCCATTACTTGGAGAAACATATGAACTTGTCAG AGAGGATCTTGGATTCAGACTCATCTCAGAGCAAGTTAGTCATCACCCACCAATCAGTGCTTTTTATGCTGAAGGACTGAATAATGACTTTGTATTTCATGGTTCCATTTATCCTAAACTCAAGTTTTGGGGAAAGAGTGTTGAAGCAGAACCAAAGGGAATAATAACTCTAAAACTTCTTGA ACACAATGAGGCATACACATGGACAAATCCTACATGCTGTGTACATAATATTATTGTGGGCAAGCTTTGGATTGAGCAATATGGGAATATGGAAATAACTAATCATAA ATCTGGTGAAAAATGTCTGCTAAACTTCAAGCCTTGTGGCCTTTTTGGAAAAGAACTACACAAAGTTGAAGGCTACATTCAAGACAAAAG CAAAAAGAAACTTTGTGCACTCTACGGAAAATGGACTGAGTGTTTGTACAGTGTCGATCTTACTACATTTGAAGCTTACAAAAAGAATGACAAGAAAAacacagaagagaagaaaaacaataaacag ATGGGCAATTCTGATGAGCCAGATGAAATGCCCTTGCCAGAttgtgaaagtgtgtgtgtgatcCCTGGAAGTGTGTTGTTGTGGAGAATAGCTCCAAGGCCTTCAAACTCGGCACAG atgTACAACTTTACTACCTTTGCTATGACATTGAATGAATTGGATCAGGAAATGGAGAGGGTAATTCCTAAAACTGACTGCAGGCTAAGGCCAGATGTAAGAGCTATGGAAAATGGTGAAATAG ACGTAGccagtgaagaaaagaaaaggcttgaagaaaaacaaagagcTGCTCGTAAAAACAGGTCTAAATCAGAGGAAGACTGGAAGACAAG gtgGTTTCATCAAGGTCCTAATCCTCACACTGGTGGGCATGACTGGATTTACTCTGGGAACTACTGGGACAGAAACGACTTCAGCTTGCCAgatatttattaa